The Phalacrocorax aristotelis chromosome 2, bGulAri2.1, whole genome shotgun sequence region gaagaggagaaatgcATCCTTGTGGAGGTAAGCGATGCTTACTGTGCTGTCTTTGCTGGTTCTGGATGCAAGAAAATTTAATACAACTTAAATGGCACAGAAATTCCAATGCAAATTAATAAGATTATTCCATGCAGGGAGCCATAAATTCAGGATACTTTTAACAGAGTCTACTTTGTATCAACCCTGCCTATTTTTGCTCCTGAGCTGACCACTTATATAAGGAAATGCTAGCAAAAATGGAGATGTGGCAGCTTTCCATCTGTAGACTGGGTCCACTTGCTATTCCCAAGGGACTGCTTTGACGTCACTTGAAAGCCTCTGCAGCACACGCAGCTCTTCTTACCAACTTACTGCATGCATATCTCATtgggtatgtgtgtgtgtgtgtacctaCGTATGTACATGTGCATACTCACCAGAGAAggatgagattttaaaaaagatcaaaTTTATCTCTGctatatttcagctgaaaacaatcTTTACAGATGCCCACTGTATCTTCAGAGCTAAAGTATGTGAAATTCTCAAAACATATTTAACTTCTGGACTGTTGAAAAACACCTTTAGTACTGTCTTGGAAGTTGACTTAGGAATCGTATGTTTTCAAAACTCAACTACCGCAAATCAGCTGAGACAGCTATATAACAAAACCTCTTCAGAAAGGAACAAATTTTGTACAGCAGAAATAATTATACCAACAATGGCTAAATTCCCTAAGCAAGCTTAATTCAGCCCTCACCCATGCACACGCTATGCAGTACTCTGAATCACAGAGCTAGCAGCCATATCTTCCAGGCTATTGCTAGTCTTGAACTTTTCGCAGAACAGCTGGGCCATTACCTATCCAGCTGTATAATCCAAGAGCTTTGAAATCCTTACCGTCCTGAAAGAAGGGCAGTTGTGCTCAAGATCTTTGCTGTCATCTCTCACCCTCTCTGGATCTAAACAAAGTGGCTTCCTCATTGAGGCTGTCTGGCCTACTAGTGTCAAAACTGGGGacacattttcttgctttcattcaAGGTGTTCATAGCTGAGAAATCACTCTTCTCCTCTCAACAGTGCAATTCGCCCAGGTTGGACAGACTCTCCTAGGATTCAGTTAGGGACTGTATCTGAAGTATAGCAAACTTGTACTGAAAATTACAACGTCTGTGTTCACCAACACCTTATCAATTAGACAAATTTGAGTGAGGTTTTAATGGCCAAAGACCAGCTTGGCGTcaaatttcaaatgctttttcaaaagcacagagaaactAGAACACTACAAAGGGAAGATCACAAAAATTCAGTACATCTAAACCAGCATATTCTCCCCTCGACCTGGTAAACGGAAAAAAGCTGAGCTACTTCAAAAAGacataaacaaacacaaatacatATCTAGAATACACACATTACAGCCTGAGAGGCAGCAACCCAGCATAAAGTGGCTCGGCCAAACTGATAGTTGGTGCTACCAATGTCACCTGGAAGTCCATTGTGATGTACAACCTACTGCCAAAGGTTCCTTACAATGCAAAACAATGCAAACATCACCTGGGTGAAACTTGCAGAGttgataagaaaaataatggggTTTGGCTTACATGTGCACCCCTAAGTGAATGCCATAGTATGACAGAGGATGTATCCACAATAATTGTAATGTTATACATACCCaattttacttctgtatttctgGTACATGCCACACAAACATTTCTCGAGTTCACAGAATGGTATTCTTAACAGTATCGACAAGCGGGCTAAGTAAAATTTACCTGCAGAGTGCTGCAGAGttatgataaattattttctttcacatgaCACGTTCAGTGATTAAAAATAGATACGACTCCAGACTACTGCAAAAGGTTTTATCTGATACAATAGAGGAAACAAATAAGGTAGTAACTAACCACGGGCAGCCCAAAGcccctccttcccatccccaaactacataaatattttgtccTATTGTTTCActgttaaagtaaaaaaaaaaaaaaaaggtaacttaTTGATTTCCTTATTTCAGGCATCCAGAAAATTCTGAGCtttaaaagcagacatttttgAGAAAGCATTAGCAATATAGACACGGATCATAGGAAAGCATACCAACTAAGCAAATGGCGACACACAGAATACTGTAAACGAAATGACTGAGCCTTAATCAAAACTGAGTCCTGACATCAACTGAGTATGGCAGGACACCATAATCCACCGGAATTATTATTTAGCTGACATTTATGTTAAATTTTGCTAATTATTGGGATTATGCTAACTACAGATGAAAACTGAGAGCCAACAGGAAATGGCCAGgaaacaattacttttttttaattctacttgcatacataaaatacaaagaattaAGTAGGATTTTTCAAGTCTGCAGTTTAGCTAAACAGCAAATAGAAGTCACAAATCATGTGGAGTAACTGCTGATTAAGTATTCAgtgaaaattatattcttctATTATTCTATTATTCTTCTATTCTTCTTCTAGGACAAAATACTGTGAAATCCCAAAGCATGGAAGAAAGGCAGGGGCAGTGGGGAATGGCAATGACTACAGAGGGCTGAACTTCCCCTGCGTTCTCTGACCTTTATCCACCCCCTCTTACACACAAATCACAAGCAATGTTTTCAACTACTTTAGCACTGAGCAACTGTAGGTTTTACAAGGAGGAATTCACAGAGATTAATTTTGTTAGCTAGTTTTCAGTGAAACTTCAGGAAATTTTATCTTTCCTATGGAGGAAATTTTGCCCAGACTAACTGAATGCCATTTAAGAGCAACCATCACTACCCAGGCAACTTGGCTGACATCAAGGTGAACGCTTTCATTTTTAGTagataaaacacagaaatatagTCACAGAATGACTGAAATTTAGTCATGTGTTACACACCCAGCTAACAGACTATTATTTTAACTACCGTAAACAGcacgcctttttttttttattctaagaCTTACACAATGAGatctttcaaattatttaagacatggatatttaaaaacagaataaaagcatGACTTGTTAGGAATACACACTGATAAACTacatttcatgtattttaaaaccttgAAGAATGCTAAAAGGCATTCTTTTTAAAggcttctctttattttcatgtGCAAAATAGGAAAGTAATCAACATGAGAGGAAAACAACACTTTATCATCTTCATGACTAACCTTTTCATGATTTTACCAAAGTTAAAATTCAAATAGAGCCATCCtaaagcactttaaaataagatacaagaaattttaaaagacagctcagccagccagcctgGGTACCGCAATTCCCCATTTGCTTCTCCCACTTAGAAACAACTGTCTCATAATTATAAGCAACTTAATAGCTTTGCCTATTGGAAATCCAGTGGACACAAAGTCTGCCCAAAGATGATCATATGCAAGCTTTAGTCTATGCAAAAAAATCTCAAGCCagaaaatgtgtaaaaatataaatgaaataaaggaaTTGGGGCTAGTGAGCGGAGGATGTTAGAAAACAGGAGTATGACAAGCAAGATTAGCTGTAAGTAATCTCTCCTGGTCTCGGAGTACACCTCCCTCCTGCCATTTTTACCTGGTCAGAATTCTGATCTAAGGCAAGCACATCAACCGAGACGATTCCACAGGAGTCGAAAGCTTACAGCGGGAAGCAGGGAGGGTCAAAAAAAGCAAGATAATTAGGGAGCAGCCGACAAAATTACAGACTGATCATTAGACAATTACTCAGATAGATGAAGTTACACAAGATGCTATCACAATTATTACAAAGTTATCACagttacaggttttttttactCTAATTCTAAACATAAGTCCATTAGATGTTGGGAATTAAATTACTCCTGAagcctgtttattttcagttatcTTAGTAGAAGGACATGAACATATGGTAGAAATTTGTCCTTGCCTAAAATTACTCTGCTTGTACTACGTACATTATAAACATGCAGACAGGGAATGGCACTGCCAGATGTAGTGAAGGGAGTAAGAGGGTAAGAACAGGGATGAAGAAGGGAAAGGCTTCCTACCACCCCTTTCACACATGCTAACAAAATACCATTTGCTGGAACAGGAAAAATTCACAGAACTTTAAGGTCCAGAAGGACTAGCCGCAGCTGTGTTGCATGTACCCACATTAggaatacatattaaaaaaccaGGAACAGGCACCGAGAAGTGAGAAGCCTGACTCGGAGAGATAACCTGATACTGTAAAGCAGATGTGGGgtgagaaagaaatgcagatccACCAGCATGGAGAGGTATAACATATAGTCAGCACCATATTGCACTGACAGAGCAATATAGTGTCATGAAGGAGGAAACATTTCTGTAGTGAAAGGAGATAAATGTCATGTCACTGGTATAGAAACAAGCAAGCTCCACAGGGACTCAAGAGATTTCTCCCCCCACCGCCAGCtcccccaaaaaccaaaagaaacacaagcaaGAACAAAGGAAACGAGAAGCATGAGAGATCTCTGAACTAGAGGTGCTGCCTCCAGATAAGAATGAAAGGCCTTCCAGTAAGAAATGAGACAAAGACATAACAGCCTAACACAGGAAAATGCTGATTATAGGGAGACAGCTCTGACCAGGCCAgtggattttattattttacttatttgcaTCCTTCCCCTTCCAATACCAAGAACAGAAGGGAGATTTCGCTCTACCTGGAGTCCTGTTTTTGCATCTACTTTGTCCTTCAGTTCAGAAAGGACTGCAAGCTTTCAAAGACTGGAAATTCCTCTGATTCTAgtcctcaaaataaaaataccatacCAATAGAAAACCTGGAGATCACCTCTTCATCTAGCTCAAGGAGAATGGAGaattcaacagaaaatattctaaagTCTCTAGAGCATTTTGGTGGCCAACATAAGAGTAGCTATAATTCAAAACCACTGCAAGATGATGAGCTGTATGggaattattttctgaactaTTAAAAACATGTTCATTTGCATAATATGTAAAGATGGAaacaacaaacagaaattaattccttcCCACTGGAAACCAGAATTCTGATTTTCAACTGAAAGGATAACGAGGCATTTCCAAATTAAGATGAGCGCAGAGAATTTAGTGCTGTGTCTCTTTTCTGAGAAGCAGCGTTTCAGATGGCAACGTAGAACAAGTAAaatccttatttatttatttattaaggcCAATATTTTGACTTTTGTAAATTCAGGGAAGTGCGTATCTCATTGAAGTGCTCCCAGCTATACAAAAACAGATTGACGTCCttgaactgaaaaatgcagcatAAAGCCAAGGACTGTACAGCGACAGAGGCCACTTATTCAGGCATCATCATTttcagcacacacacaaaaatactcAACAGAACAAATGCTTACAGTGCTCTCTTCTCTAGAAAACAACTGGACGAGGAAAAATATTGGGGAACTCCATACTGACAACATCTGTTTTCACTGTCTGTATTTTCGCTCAGTTTGTGAACAGAAGACTTGCTTCCTCTACCCTTTCTGCTTGTAACCTGTTAAAGTTATCCTGGGCACCAACAGTCAAGATTTCTCTCATATCACTATCATAAAATTTTAACTACAATTCTTTTAAAGCTGCACTAGTCCCTCAGTTAAACCTACATGCTTCCagctttcagtttttaataAGCATTTATCCCTGTGGCTACAAAGGCAACCTGATTCACTCAGAAGACCGACAAGGAGGTGTGAGGCTTACCTCATTCAGAGCCTACTGACACAGATCAATGACCCATGCTCGCACGCTGAGGTTCtgcagaaatggagaaagaagcAAATTTGGGAAAACAGTGGTGACAGGAGCGACAGTTacaagcagctgcaggaagaaatatTCTCCTTTGTATTGCTTTTGTTCCTTCTGTTGTTGGGGCCCTCTGAGAAGGGAGGAACAGGAGGAATTACACCTCCTGTGTTCTCTCCTTGTCCTTGATGCTgtgcttcatttccttttcttgtgcTAAAGGTtagaggaaggagaaagtaTTGTTGCAGGGAATAAGGAGCCAGAGGTCTAAGGCAGTTGTGGATCCATTCATAACAGGCAGGAGACTAAGAATTACGAAGAAATGAATCATAtactggtttgggttggaagagaccttaaagaccatctagttccaacccccctgccatgggcagggacaccttccactagaccaggttgctcaaagccccatccagcttGATCTtggaacacttccagggatgaggcaCCCCCAAtttctttgggcaacctgttccagtgcctcaccaccctcatagtgcAAAATTTTTTCCGTAAACCTACCCACTTTCAGGTTAAGGCCATTACCCTTCATCCTAGCTCTATAGGcacttgtaaaaagtccctctccagctttcttgtaggcccccttcaggtactggaaggctgctgtaaggtctccccagaactttctcttctccacgctgaacaaccccaattctctcagcctgtcttcacaggagaggtgctccagccctcggataATCTTCacggccctcctctggactcactccaacaggtccacgtCCTTCTTACGCCGGGAGTCACAgggctggatgcagtactccaggtggggtctcacaagagtgGAGTACAGGGTGAGAATCACCgccctcgacctgctggccatgctgcttttgatgcagcccaggatacagctggccacctgggctgtgagtgcacattgctgACTCATGGTGAGCTTCGCATCAGCCAACGccccaagtcctcctcctcagggctgctttcaaAAATCATCTGGGGCTTGTGCtttccatgtatttttcttccagttatgAACGTTGATCGTAACTGCAGAGGAAACAGCTGCTACGAGGACAGACAGAAGaatcaatttctttttcattttgggcattttatttgaaactaATTGAAAGaccagaacagcagcatttaTAAAAGGTACCCAGAATAACAAAGAATCTTCTGTTGATTTCAAGTCACATGTTACTTACATACAGAAACTATTTCATTTTGGTAGCTTATAGTCATAGTGATACTGATCAAAGGCACCTGCAACTGCCTTGGTTGCACATGCACTGTAGTAATTATGCATGCAAATGAGGAAATTAGAGACATTTTTGTGGTTGATCACCAGTATAATTACTATAACTGAATATATGATCATGGTAACTGTACACACAAATTACACATGCATGCAGTTTTAAAAACCAAGTGTTGCATTCATTGTCTCTATTTTTATAACATCCTATGGAAACACTCTTCCACTGGAAACAATAAAAAGTATTAACCTTTTAAAAGGTGTACATTTATTCAACTGTCTactgaacattaaaaaaatataacaattCAGTAATTGTGTCTTCCAACCTGATATATCAGCAAAATCTCACCACTGTCATAAGATTTACCAACTTGAAAAGAATAAGACATTTAAACATAGCCTCttattcctcctttttctatgtatttattAACATGTAACTTCAATAGGACATCAAAGGATAGgcaattatttgaaaaaataatgcatacgatcaaaatttttaaaaagctgagcCATTAGCTCATCACAACTCTAATAGAGATgagtggaaatattttaaaagtttggatTTTTATCAGCCTAAACACTTAAATACACAGGATTTGATTATTCTTCAGACCAGAAGAGCTGGCGCACCCAAATCCATACAGGTATTTTTCTAAGGTACATCAACAACAACATGGAAAATATGCTTTCATCTCTTAAGCCCAGATTTTGATCCATCCATATTAACATAAGGAACAATTTTGCTAgggcaaaagcattttttattaaGTATTTCAAAGAATATGACAGAAGTAGTAAAATATTTAGATACTGCTGTATTCTGGCAGATCACGGCGTAGTCGTATTGCCTTCAGCTTCTCTACTTTGATTTTTGTTCGCAACAGTTCTTCTTCCagttgctgctttcttttcaaaccATCCCTTTTTTCTTGGACATAAAGACcaatttttctttgattttctaGTATTATTTGATGCTCTTCTTTCAGCATTTGTAACATCTGTGGGTCATACCCACACATTGGTCTAAAGCGTTCTCCAACCTCAAGCCTAAAAAACTCATCTCTTCTTGGTACAGGAGAGGGAGACATCATCACTCTCATATCAACTGAAGACACTGATGTTGAAGGAGACCTTTCCATAATATGCACCAGCTGGTGTTCTTCTTCTTGTTCTAAGTTCTCATTTTGCTGTGAGTCTATAATCAAAGAAGGAGGAGGTTTGACATCGTCTTCCGATTGCAACTCCATCATGACTGTCGCGGGATGGTGATCCAACATTGCCTGTGGTGAACTGGTACCAGCAATTGTTTCTTTATTGATACTAGCACTAGAACACacaaaatcatatttaaataatccattaaaaactatttttaaaaggtttagCTCTAACCAAAGCTTCATTTGAAATACTACTCTGCTATCTATGCTTGGGAGCCTAGTTCCTTACATGAACATCACCTCTACCCCTCCTTCTTTCCACCACACATATACAGCCCTGTCTTGCTCAGGTTCTATCATTATAAAGGCAGTATAGCCAACAAAGAACTACCCCAGTAGGCCCTCCTTCTGACACTGAAGAAGCAAGAGGGGCTATTAGTGACAAATgggaataaaaacaaagcagcagcaagtgaCA contains the following coding sequences:
- the FSBP gene encoding fibrinogen silencer-binding protein produces the protein MVGKARSSNFTLSEKLDLLKLVKPYVKILEEHTNKHSVIVEKNKCWDIIADNYNAIGVDRPPRTAQGLRTLYKRLKEYAKQELLQQKETHSDCKSSISEPTKKVVEMIPQISNVCLRDRSGVQSASINKETIAGTSSPQAMLDHHPATVMMELQSEDDVKPPPSLIIDSQQNENLEQEEEHQLVHIMERSPSTSVSSVDMRVMMSPSPVPRRDEFFRLEVGERFRPMCGYDPQMLQMLKEEHQIILENQRKIGLYVQEKRDGLKRKQQLEEELLRTKIKVEKLKAIRLRRDLPEYSSI